In Methanofastidiosum sp., the genomic stretch CAATATGCTATAATACCTAAAGAACTCACCATAAAAGATGATAAAAATACATTTACTTTAAGTGACCTGGGTGAAGGGGTAGGGACAATTGAAGACGCATACTGGTAGGAGCCAAATATTGCTAGAGGCCCACCAATAAAATTTTGTCTTATTTATAAATGACTTGTCAAAAATCGGCTGTGGAACATAATTTACATACATTCAGATCCAGAAGATCACGTGTGTTACTATAGGGACAAAAAAGGAAAAGAGGTCGATTTTCTTTTATTAACAGAGGATAAAATATATCCTTTCGAAGTTAAGTATCAGAGTACTATAAAAAAATCTGATTTATCAAACTTTAAATCCTTTGGTGGAGGTATCTTAGTCACAAAAGATAACTATGGTTTCAGTAGTAGCTATGGATGTCTTCCAGTTTCTTTACTCTTATTTTTGATTTGATTTATTTTAGTAATAGACAATCGATAAATACGCTAGAAAGAGATATAATTCATGAATTCAAAAGAAAATGAGATTATTATTTCACTTTTAAAAAAACACGGTGCTATAAAAATTGGAATATTTGGTTCATATGCAAGAGGGGAGGAAAGGCCAGATAGTGATATAGACATTCTGGTAGAGTTTAGTGAGACAAAAGGTCTATTGGAATTTATAGGAATAGGTTTTGAGCTAGAAGATATTTTGGGGAAAAAGATAGATTTATTTACAGAGGAAAACTTGAGGCCCATCATTAAAGCTAATGTAATGGAAGACTTAGTCGTGATTTATGAAGAAAGAAAGTGAGGATATTTTACAGGAGGATATTCTTGAAATTTCTGTAATGAGTAAATCCTCTCTAAAAAAGATTGGGTAACTGTAGAGGGGGATAACGCTTGGGCAGATTTGTAAAAGCCAAATTTTATATATTACTTTTATAATTATTATTCAGATGAAATCTGATATTATTTCAATTCCCGAAGATATTAAACTAGAAATGGAGAAATTTTCTGATATAAATTGGTCTGAAATAGTTAAAAATGCGATAATAGAAAAAATCTCCTTTTTAGAAGAGATGGAAAAAAGTTTGGATAGAAGCACCCTTACTATAGAAGATACAATTATTCTTGGCAAAAAAGTAAATAAATCCTTGAGAAAACACTATATTGCTTAAACTTCTAAGCACTTAAATAGAAAATTCAATACTAAATAATATAAATAATTAAGATGTATTATCATTAGGAAGATTTGATGAGAAATAGAACCGAAATAATAAAAATATTAAATTCTTTGAAGACTGAGATTAAGAATAATTATAAAGCTGAGATTATTGGTATCTTTGGTTCATATGCAAGAGGAGAACAAAATAAATACAGTGATGTAGACATTCTAGTTAGATTTTACGAAGGAGCAACACTATTTGACCTTGTAGGGCTTTCTGATTTACTGGAAGATAAATTAAAAATAAAGGTAGATGTTGTTTCTGAAAGGGCTTTAAGACCGGAATTAAAAGACCAGATCTTAAAAGAGGTCGTGATTGTATAAAAAGAGATGAAACTCTTCTTATTAAGGATATAATTCAGGCAATAAATTCTATTGAGAGATTTGTTAATGGTATGACATATAATGAACTAATCTCTGATGATAAAACTGTGAGTGCAGTAATTAGAAAATTTGAGATTATAGGAGAAGCATCGAAGAACATATCCCAAGATATAAAAGACAGACATCCAGAAATCCCTTGGAAAAACATGGCAGGCATGAGAAACACTTTGATACACGCTTATTTTGGTGTAGATTATAAGTTAGTTTGGGATTCTATAAAAATTCAAATACCTAAAGTCAAATTACTTTTAGAAAGAGTATTAGAGGAACTTTAATCTTCTAAGCAAAGCTCTATAGCTTCTTTGATGTTTTCCATTGCTTCTTCTATAGTTTCTCCATAGGAGTGGCAACCTTTGAGTTGTGGGCAACTTACTATATATACGCCGTCTTCATCCATCTCAATAATAATTGGAAGATGTAGTTTTTCCAGAGAATCACCTATTTCCTATCTGTTACTTTGGATATAAACTTTTCTAATACATATTTATCACTATTTTAGCCAGTGTTAACAGCAAAAACTCCAAAGATTTCTTAAGAAGTATTTACATTGATAAGCAATAAATGCGAAAGCTTTAAATACTATTAGTGATAAATGATAATGATACTAGATAACAGCTTATACATATATATGACGAAAACTGATAATTGTTAATCATAGGGGTTAATTGATGAAAAGTATAACGATTAAGGGCATCCCAGACGATCTCTACTTCAAGCTCATTGAGTGGAAGGGCAAGATGAAGGCTGAGAACTGGGAGGATTTTCTGGAAAAGATGGTAAAGATGCTGGAGGAGAGCTGATTATGATGGTTTCATTTTCTGAAATTGAGGAAAAATTGTTTCATGATAATATTTATATATCGTTTCACGTTAGGGAGGTATTGGCTTGAGATATTATAATGAGGATAATGGACTAAAATATAATGAAATTAATAGAGATAATTACATGATTAACATAAATCATGATAGAAGTGTTATGATAAAAAAACTGATCGTTTCAAGAAAGGAGGTAGATTTGTTTGAATAAGAAGATTTTAAGTTTTATATTTGGATCATTGTTAGTTTTTAGTTTATTTGGTGCAATTGAGTTTCAGGAGGTTAGTGCTGCTAGTATTAGTGTCAATATCACGACAAGTGCCAATAATTATACACAACCCTATCTTAATGGCAATGTTATGCCTGTTAGGGTAAGGTTTAATTTCAATATCACTGGAACGCCTTCTCCCTCTTGGACAGGAGTAGAAATAATAGCTCCCGCAGGATTTGTTCTTGCAGATAAAGGTGTTCAGCCGACATCAACAGGATTTACTATTGATTATGCAAGTAGTGATGCGGATGGAGTTCTTGCTGCAAAAAAAATGGTGTATACCTGTAACATTACTTCTACAGGAACACGTACTATTAACCTAGATTTAGTTCAAGTTACTGCTGGCGAAGGACCTCATACATGGACTATAAATAATACTGGCAGTAATTTATCGCCACTACTTCTGTCTCCTTCAGTAGTAGTGGATAATACCAAACCTACTTTCACTGTGAGTTATTCTAAAACACCCAATGTTGCAGGCGTAGCCCCTGCTCCCGGTACATTTGGACTTGGAAATATCACAATTACAATTGTAGCCAATGATCCTATAATTGCCACTCCAACAATTTCTGTTAAACAGCAAAACAAAACTCTCCAAAATCTTACTTATACCACTTCAACTACAAATCCTCCAGCAGCAGGAAATTTCCGATCACAGTCTGGGGGTTTTCCAACTACCACACTTATAGGAACATATAGCATCACAAGTACAAACGGTGCAAGTGACGGATTGGCTACGGTGACTATAAATGCTACTGACAGGGCAGGTAATATAGGAAATACTATAATCGCTGGAACTACAGGGTTAGATGGACCAACTTTTGTTGTAGATTCGCAATGTGATAAGCCGACATTAACCCTTCCAGCTAATGGTGCTATAGAAGCAAGTGACGTTACCTTCACATGGAATGATATAACTGATGCCGCTGCTCCAGTAGAGTATACTTTACAATATTCTACATCATCCACATTCGCGTCAAATGTTTATACAAGATATACAACTTCACCTACAACTTCCTATCTTGCATCGGGGTTAACTACAGGCGTATGGTACTGGAGAGTGTGGGCAACAGACTCTTTGGGCAATCTTAGCGGTACACCTGCTTCGCACACAACAAGGAGCTTTACAGTTTCGACTCCTTCATCAGTGCCCACTTTTAGAGTTCGTTACATTAAGACTCCAAAAATTGACTATGATGATACTCCTGATGTCCTCGGAGCAGGAACAATGCAGATTAGTATCCGCTCATCAGAAATTTTGAGTGCTAGGCCAACTGTTCAGG encodes the following:
- a CDS encoding nucleotidyltransferase family protein; amino-acid sequence: MNSKENEIIISLLKKHGAIKIGIFGSYARGEERPDSDIDILVEFSETKGLLEFIGIGFELEDILGKKIDLFTEENLRPIIKANVMEDLVVIYEERK
- a CDS encoding nucleotidyltransferase family protein — protein: MRNRTEIIKILNSLKTEIKNNYKAEIIGIFGSYARGEQNKYSDVDILVRFYEGATLFDLVGLSDLLEDKLKIKVDVVSERALRPELKDQILKEVVIV
- a CDS encoding DUF86 domain-containing protein; this encodes MKRDETLLIKDIIQAINSIERFVNGMTYNELISDDKTVSAVIRKFEIIGEASKNISQDIKDRHPEIPWKNMAGMRNTLIHAYFGVDYKLVWDSIKIQIPKVKLLLERVLEEL
- a CDS encoding type II toxin-antitoxin system HicB family antitoxin, whose translation is MDEDGVYIVSCPQLKGCHSYGETIEEAMENIKEAIELCLED